From a region of the Actinomycetota bacterium genome:
- a CDS encoding PP2C family protein-serine/threonine phosphatase — protein sequence MVPSRGPRAVGRRGLLRRHDLGSGTWALVLGDVCGHGTDAAVVMGAVIRQIKALAEVDRLPSQLLHDLNESLVKEEPPEELCTVCYMLLQPGDGFLDLTVCCAGHPLPIVRRADGSLETACTEGTILGAFHDPYLRDSRIRLEAGDSLLAYTDGVIEQNRNAAHGEHNLRNAFSRCPQKGAEEILSYIEDETQPETEAHDDRAMVLIKVAN from the coding sequence GTGGTACCGTCCCGGGGTCCCCGGGCTGTTGGTCGGCGGGGACTTCTACGACGCCATGACCTCGGCAGCGGAACCTGGGCACTGGTTCTGGGGGATGTCTGCGGTCACGGTACCGACGCCGCAGTCGTGATGGGTGCGGTGATCCGCCAGATCAAGGCACTGGCGGAGGTCGACCGGCTGCCGAGCCAGCTTCTTCACGACCTCAACGAGAGCCTGGTTAAAGAGGAGCCCCCGGAAGAGCTCTGCACGGTTTGCTACATGCTGCTCCAGCCCGGGGATGGGTTCCTGGACCTGACTGTCTGTTGCGCAGGGCATCCCCTGCCCATAGTGCGCCGGGCGGACGGGAGCCTGGAGACGGCCTGCACCGAGGGGACGATCCTCGGCGCCTTCCACGACCCGTACCTGAGGGACTCCCGGATCCGGCTGGAGGCGGGCGATTCCCTGCTCGCGTACACCGATGGCGTCATCGAGCAGAACCGCAACGCAGCCCACGGCGAGCACAACCTGCGCAACGCTTTCAGCAGGTGCCCTCAAAAGGGAGCGGAGGAAATCCTTTCCTACATCGAGGACGAGACCCAGCCCGAAACCGAGGCCCATGACGACCGGGCGATGGTCCTGATCAAGGTGGCCAACTAA
- a CDS encoding GAF domain-containing protein, with amino-acid sequence MYGCPCPGDHTYGRLEGSAITVTDIAISHKAPVPATPHDEPARLSAVRRYDILDTPAEGSFDRIAALAARCLDAPIGMVTIVDHDRIWCKARFGLEVEELERASGFCTSAIFQADPYVVLDASLDPRFLTNRLVAEEFGMRFYAAAPIVTHDGYRLGTVNVMDRNPREITQAQMETLQDLAAIVVDALELRLSARRLLAIQKSWHSSGRHSN; translated from the coding sequence TTGTACGGCTGCCCCTGCCCCGGCGACCACACCTACGGTCGATTAGAGGGAAGCGCCATCACAGTCACCGATATTGCCATCTCCCACAAGGCACCGGTCCCTGCCACTCCCCACGACGAGCCGGCACGGCTGAGCGCGGTTCGGCGTTACGACATCCTCGACACCCCAGCCGAAGGCAGCTTCGATCGCATCGCAGCGCTTGCCGCGAGGTGTCTGGACGCCCCGATCGGCATGGTCACGATCGTCGACCACGACCGCATCTGGTGCAAGGCCCGCTTCGGGCTCGAGGTCGAAGAGCTGGAGCGGGCTTCGGGCTTTTGTACCTCGGCGATCTTCCAGGCCGACCCCTACGTCGTGCTCGACGCGTCGCTTGACCCCAGGTTTCTCACCAACCGGCTGGTTGCCGAGGAGTTCGGGATGAGGTTCTATGCCGCCGCCCCGATCGTGACCCACGACGGATACCGCCTGGGGACGGTGAACGTGATGGACAGGAACCCCCGGGAGATCACCCAGGCGCAGATGGAGACCCTGCAGGATCTGGCGGCGATAGTGGTGGACGCACTGGAACTCCGGCTTTCGGCTCGCAGGCTGCTGGCGATACAAAAGAGCTGGCACAGCTCGGGGAGGCATTCCAACTAA
- a CDS encoding SulP family inorganic anion transporter: MAKRTLRKVPGLRRWFPGLGMFSDYRPRWLAKDLGAGAVLAALLVPAGMAYAEASGLPAINGLYATIAALVVYSIFGPSRILILGPDSSLVPIVAATVIPLAGGVDSRAVALAAALAGLAGLFCLIAGVAHLGFLTDLLSMPIRVGYLNGIALTLFVGQLPKLFGFSAPGENLPGQLAGFFEGVGAGEVNTTALLLGLAALVTILAPLRLAPRFPGILVAVAGTTAAVIVFDLAETGLSVVGRLPSGLPALSFPSIGTGDLPTLLGAALAVALITMADASVLSRSLAAREGRHVDADQELVAVGSANLFSGLFAGMPVSASNTRTPVAEAAGAKSPLAGLAGALLVAAMLLFVPNALGSLPSVALAAVVISASFRLVDIKTVATLARTRRSELAICLVTTVGVAVLGAISGIGLALALAVLSFLWRGWRPHSAELVHVGGLEGYHDYDRHPEGQRIPGLVLFRFDAPLFFANADLFRRQVLDLVDEVAAADWVVVTAEPITDVDSTAAVMLEELFLELQDRGASLRFAELKGTVRDGLDRFGLVEKIGPDRFYRTIEQAVEAFQNEAT, encoded by the coding sequence TTGGCCAAACGAACTTTGCGCAAGGTCCCCGGGCTGCGAAGGTGGTTTCCGGGCCTGGGCATGTTCTCGGATTACCGGCCGCGCTGGCTGGCCAAAGACCTGGGTGCGGGGGCGGTCCTTGCGGCCCTGTTGGTCCCGGCCGGGATGGCCTACGCTGAGGCTTCCGGGTTGCCGGCAATCAACGGGCTCTACGCCACAATCGCCGCTCTGGTGGTCTACTCCATCTTCGGGCCTTCTCGGATCCTCATCCTGGGGCCGGATTCGTCGCTGGTTCCAATCGTCGCCGCGACGGTGATCCCACTGGCCGGCGGGGTCGACTCCCGGGCGGTGGCCCTTGCTGCGGCGCTGGCCGGCCTGGCGGGCCTTTTCTGCCTGATCGCCGGGGTGGCGCACCTGGGCTTTCTCACCGACCTGCTCTCCATGCCCATCCGGGTCGGCTACCTGAACGGGATCGCTCTGACGCTGTTCGTGGGCCAGTTGCCGAAGCTGTTCGGGTTCTCCGCGCCCGGCGAGAACCTGCCGGGCCAGCTGGCCGGATTTTTCGAAGGCGTGGGCGCCGGAGAGGTGAACACCACAGCGCTGCTCCTGGGGCTTGCAGCTCTGGTCACGATACTGGCACCTCTGCGGCTGGCCCCCCGGTTCCCGGGAATCCTGGTGGCGGTTGCCGGAACCACCGCCGCCGTGATCGTCTTCGACCTGGCCGAGACCGGCTTGTCCGTAGTCGGCAGGCTGCCGAGCGGGCTGCCGGCGCTGTCGTTTCCGTCGATCGGCACCGGGGACCTGCCCACCCTGCTCGGCGCAGCCCTGGCGGTGGCGCTGATAACGATGGCCGACGCGAGCGTCCTCTCCAGGTCCCTGGCCGCCAGGGAGGGCCGGCACGTGGACGCCGACCAGGAGTTGGTCGCTGTCGGCTCGGCGAATCTTTTCAGCGGCCTGTTTGCCGGGATGCCGGTGAGCGCCAGCAACACCCGAACCCCGGTAGCCGAGGCGGCTGGAGCGAAGAGCCCCCTGGCCGGCCTGGCCGGTGCCCTGCTCGTGGCGGCAATGCTGCTTTTTGTTCCCAACGCACTAGGCAGCCTGCCGTCGGTGGCTCTGGCTGCGGTGGTTATCTCGGCCTCTTTCAGGCTGGTCGACATCAAGACCGTTGCAACCCTGGCGAGGACCCGGCGAAGCGAGCTGGCAATCTGCCTGGTGACCACCGTCGGGGTGGCGGTGCTGGGGGCGATCTCAGGAATTGGCCTCGCTCTGGCACTGGCCGTTCTCAGCTTTCTATGGAGAGGCTGGCGCCCTCACAGCGCGGAACTGGTCCACGTCGGCGGGCTGGAGGGTTACCACGATTACGACCGGCACCCCGAAGGGCAGCGAATCCCGGGGCTGGTCCTTTTCCGGTTCGACGCACCGCTGTTCTTCGCGAACGCCGACCTGTTCCGCAGGCAGGTGCTCGATCTGGTCGACGAGGTCGCTGCAGCGGATTGGGTGGTGGTGACGGCGGAGCCCATCACAGACGTCGACTCGACGGCGGCGGTCATGCTGGAGGAGCTCTTCCTGGAGCTTCAGGACCGGGGCGCCTCGCTGCGATTCGCCGAGCTCAAGGGGACGGTCAGGGACGGTCTCGACCGGTTCGGGCTGGTCGAGAAGATCGGACCGGACCGGTTCTACCGCACAATCGAACAGGCGGTCGAAGCCTTCCAGAACGAAGCTACCTGA
- a CDS encoding endonuclease/exonuclease/phosphatase family protein codes for MPSATDPLPAEFQPELDVLIQALDRDVPPKRLDENLLICTWNIRAFGGLVDKWRSEESDSPKRDLFSLNCIAAIVRRFDVVAIQETKGNLRSLRHMLDILGPDWGLILTDVTEGARGNDERLAFVFDTRRAKPSGLAAELVVPREWLDRQSKDALEDQFARTPYAVSFLSGNQTFILVTLHVLFGKHATERVPELTGIAEYMAKWAKDLNSWHQNLIVLGDFNIDRNGDPLYQAFTSTGLRTPSELNLVPRTIFGNSQKNFYDQIAWFTGESGAPALSLSYRKNAGYFDFAKYVMTNLTRAALSWRISDHYPLWAEFHIR; via the coding sequence ATGCCGAGCGCCACCGACCCGCTGCCCGCCGAGTTCCAGCCCGAGCTCGACGTCCTGATTCAGGCTCTGGACCGGGACGTTCCGCCCAAGCGCCTGGACGAGAACCTGCTGATCTGCACCTGGAACATCCGGGCTTTCGGCGGACTGGTCGACAAGTGGCGATCGGAGGAGAGCGACAGCCCCAAACGGGACCTGTTCTCCCTCAACTGCATTGCCGCCATCGTGCGGCGATTCGACGTGGTCGCGATACAGGAGACCAAAGGCAACCTCAGGTCGCTCCGGCACATGCTCGACATCCTTGGTCCGGACTGGGGCCTCATCCTCACCGACGTGACCGAGGGCGCCAGGGGCAACGACGAGCGCCTGGCGTTCGTCTTCGACACCCGGCGGGCCAAGCCCTCGGGCCTGGCCGCCGAGCTGGTGGTGCCCCGGGAATGGCTCGACCGGCAGTCCAAGGACGCGCTCGAGGACCAGTTCGCCCGGACGCCCTACGCCGTGAGCTTCCTGTCGGGCAATCAGACCTTCATCCTCGTCACCCTCCACGTCTTGTTCGGCAAGCACGCCACCGAACGGGTGCCGGAGCTGACCGGGATCGCCGAGTACATGGCGAAGTGGGCGAAAGACCTTAACTCCTGGCACCAGAACCTGATCGTCCTGGGCGACTTCAACATCGACCGCAACGGCGACCCGCTCTACCAGGCCTTCACCTCCACGGGACTTCGGACGCCGAGCGAGCTGAACCTGGTCCCCCGGACGATCTTCGGGAACTCCCAGAAGAACTTCTACGACCAGATTGCCTGGTTCACCGGCGAATCGGGCGCCCCGGCTCTGTCGCTCAGCTACCGCAAGAACGCCGGCTACTTCGACTTCGCCAAGTACGTCATGACGAACCTGACCAGGGCGGCGCTGAGCTGGAGGATTTCCGACCACTACCCGCTCTGGGCCGAGTTCCACATCAGGTAG
- the crcB gene encoding fluoride efflux transporter CrcB yields the protein MSGSAWVAFVAACSLGAVVRYLVDGWAQARFAQTFPWGIWVVNVSGSFLLGILAGLNETSHLGGVPMAIAGTGFCGAYTTFSTLAVQTVELAEDGLALQAALNALGTLLAGLMAAAAGFWLGSL from the coding sequence GTGAGCGGCTCTGCCTGGGTCGCGTTTGTGGCAGCGTGCTCCCTGGGGGCCGTCGTTCGCTACCTGGTCGACGGCTGGGCTCAGGCTCGCTTCGCTCAGACGTTCCCCTGGGGAATCTGGGTGGTGAATGTGTCCGGGAGCTTTCTGCTGGGCATCCTCGCCGGGCTAAACGAGACTTCACACCTGGGCGGCGTGCCTATGGCCATCGCCGGGACCGGCTTCTGCGGGGCTTACACCACCTTCAGCACGCTGGCCGTCCAGACCGTAGAGCTCGCCGAGGACGGCCTTGCCCTGCAGGCAGCGCTGAACGCCCTGGGAACGTTGCTGGCCGGCCTGATGGCTGCAGCAGCCGGCTTTTGGCTGGGAAGCCTCTAG
- a CDS encoding CrcB family protein, with protein MRLDRMTYFHPAPDRSPALLAAIAAGGALGGLCRYVFARVLPPAANGFPWATFWTNVSGSLLLGLVVVLTVRRFPENRWVRPFLATGVLGAYTTFSTLVVEIDLLTGHGYGSTAILYAAASLVTGLGAAWAGLVLGRRLWPASRLP; from the coding sequence ATGCGGCTTGACCGCATGACCTACTTTCACCCCGCCCCCGACCGCAGCCCGGCGCTCCTCGCGGCGATAGCGGCCGGCGGGGCGCTGGGGGGCCTGTGCCGTTACGTCTTCGCGCGGGTCCTCCCCCCGGCGGCGAACGGCTTTCCCTGGGCGACGTTCTGGACGAACGTCTCGGGGAGCCTGCTGCTGGGGCTGGTCGTTGTCCTGACGGTCCGGCGTTTCCCCGAGAACCGGTGGGTGCGCCCCTTCCTCGCCACGGGCGTGCTCGGCGCCTACACCACGTTCTCTACCCTCGTGGTCGAAATCGACCTCCTGACCGGCCACGGGTACGGATCTACCGCAATCCTGTATGCGGCGGCCAGCCTGGTTACCGGTTTGGGTGCGGCCTGGGCCGGCCTCGTGCTCGGCCGGAGGTTGTGGCCGGCGAGCCGTCTACCGTGA
- a CDS encoding cyclic nucleotide-binding domain-containing protein, which translates to MDWTISREWNEGLLTLRHRTDEKIERMAALAIFDGCSRKMLATIARLVDFVQVEAGTEVIRQGAYADQVVIVSKGRLRIERDGAETGYAGKGEMFGEMQALRRLPYPESLVATGSSEVAVIGAREFLDLLDTVPCLALKVLQRAAQRQQQVA; encoded by the coding sequence ATGGACTGGACAATCAGCAGAGAGTGGAACGAAGGACTACTAACCCTCCGTCACCGGACCGACGAGAAGATCGAGCGCATGGCCGCCCTCGCGATTTTCGACGGCTGCTCCCGCAAGATGCTGGCGACCATCGCCCGTCTCGTGGATTTCGTCCAGGTCGAGGCGGGGACCGAGGTCATCCGGCAGGGCGCCTACGCCGACCAGGTGGTCATTGTCAGCAAAGGAAGGCTGCGGATCGAGCGGGACGGCGCCGAAACCGGTTACGCCGGCAAGGGCGAGATGTTCGGAGAGATGCAGGCTCTGCGCCGGCTCCCCTACCCCGAGTCGCTGGTCGCAACGGGAAGCAGCGAGGTTGCCGTCATCGGTGCGCGGGAGTTCCTGGACCTGCTCGATACCGTGCCCTGCCTGGCCCTCAAGGTGCTGCAGCGGGCGGCGCAGCGCCAGCAGCAGGTCGCCTGA
- a CDS encoding PLP-dependent aminotransferase family protein has protein sequence MITATDRRLLQILGDWMQNDGPLYSRLTRAFVSAIEQSDLPPGTKLPAERSLADLLSVSRATVTQAYESLRDAGWVQSRQGSGTWVGSPSQAGRPTPAGPRPLSAGTFFNRMMDTSSQPPINMSMAALSGADEIFAEGNSIQLSDLLGVPSHGYAPLGFQPLRRGIAALYTNAGVPTLPEEILVTTGAQQAISLLACHYIQRGDAVIVESPTYSGAIDAFSRAGGRLIPVPVGVDGVRLDLLAEALATARPRLVYLMPTFQNPTGAVMPEDARKEVARLADQYQVPFAEDNTLSDLTFGTKPPPPLAHYARGGTIVSVGSMSKLYWAGIRIGWVRGPESLITRLGQHKVAADLGSSMVSQVVACRLLPNHEAVKARRAEMLRSRLDLLTKLLHERIPEWRWQRPEGGLSLWVRITSGDANAFAEQALRHGVAITPGSDLAPDDAFQDHMRLNYVVEEALIEAAVDRLAAAWKAHRASGGPQREAVEVKV, from the coding sequence ATGATTACCGCCACCGACCGCCGGCTGCTGCAGATACTCGGCGACTGGATGCAAAACGATGGGCCGCTCTACTCGCGCCTCACACGGGCGTTCGTTTCGGCCATCGAGCAGTCCGACCTGCCCCCGGGCACCAAGTTGCCGGCAGAACGATCCCTCGCCGACCTGTTGAGTGTCAGCAGGGCCACGGTAACCCAGGCGTACGAGTCGCTCCGGGACGCCGGCTGGGTGCAGAGCAGGCAGGGGAGCGGAACCTGGGTCGGCTCCCCGTCGCAGGCCGGGCGCCCGACCCCCGCCGGCCCGCGGCCGCTGTCGGCCGGCACGTTTTTCAACCGAATGATGGACACCAGCTCGCAGCCGCCCATCAACATGTCTATGGCCGCACTCTCCGGCGCCGACGAGATCTTCGCCGAGGGCAACTCCATCCAGCTATCGGACCTTCTCGGTGTCCCGAGCCACGGTTACGCCCCTCTCGGCTTCCAGCCGCTGCGCCGGGGGATCGCCGCGCTCTACACCAACGCCGGGGTTCCCACGCTGCCCGAGGAGATACTGGTAACGACCGGCGCCCAGCAGGCCATCTCCCTTCTTGCATGCCATTACATCCAGCGTGGAGACGCGGTGATCGTCGAATCGCCGACCTACTCCGGTGCCATCGACGCCTTCTCCCGGGCCGGCGGCCGCCTGATCCCGGTGCCGGTGGGCGTCGACGGTGTACGCCTGGACCTGCTGGCCGAGGCGCTGGCGACGGCCCGGCCCCGGCTGGTCTACCTGATGCCGACCTTCCAGAACCCGACCGGCGCAGTCATGCCAGAGGATGCCCGCAAGGAGGTCGCCCGCCTGGCCGACCAGTACCAGGTCCCCTTCGCCGAGGACAACACGCTGTCCGATCTCACGTTCGGCACCAAGCCCCCGCCGCCTCTGGCGCACTACGCTAGGGGCGGCACGATTGTCAGCGTCGGCTCGATGAGCAAGCTCTACTGGGCGGGGATCCGCATCGGCTGGGTGAGGGGGCCGGAGTCGCTCATCACCCGGCTGGGCCAGCACAAGGTGGCGGCGGACCTGGGTTCGTCGATGGTCTCCCAGGTGGTTGCCTGCCGGCTGCTGCCGAACCACGAGGCGGTCAAGGCACGCAGGGCGGAGATGTTGCGGTCACGGCTCGACCTTCTGACCAAGCTCCTGCACGAACGAATTCCCGAGTGGCGGTGGCAGCGTCCGGAGGGCGGGCTGTCGCTGTGGGTGCGAATTACCAGCGGCGACGCCAATGCCTTCGCCGAGCAGGCTTTGCGGCACGGAGTCGCCATCACCCCGGGGAGCGACCTTGCCCCCGACGACGCATTCCAGGACCACATGCGCCTCAACTACGTTGTTGAGGAGGCCTTGATAGAGGCGGCGGTCGATCGTCTGGCCGCCGCCTGGAAGGCCCACCGGGCCTCCGGCGGCCCCCAGCGGGAAGCGGTTGAAGTAAAAGTTTGA
- a CDS encoding DUF4258 domain-containing protein, protein MKLSHHAILRMAQREISPQEVEQALANVVSSDPGDRPSRVVKVGTTEEGKRLRITQNNFGQEHVITVIRVEKS, encoded by the coding sequence TTGAAACTCTCCCACCACGCAATCCTGAGGATGGCGCAGCGCGAGATCTCCCCCCAGGAGGTCGAGCAGGCGCTGGCCAACGTCGTGTCCAGCGATCCGGGCGACCGGCCCAGCCGGGTGGTAAAGGTCGGGACCACGGAGGAGGGCAAGCGCCTGCGGATCACCCAGAACAACTTCGGGCAGGAGCACGTCATCACCGTGATCCGGGTGGAGAAGAGCTAG
- a CDS encoding DUF2283 domain-containing protein: MRVLYDGAVDALYLPFRRGARVDRSVVVDIKRIVDLDERGNPVGIEIMGASHGVQLSDLVEEYGLQGWAPDFPAIESFQFTAEEGAEAAVDP; the protein is encoded by the coding sequence GTGCGGGTTCTGTACGACGGCGCCGTCGATGCTCTCTACCTGCCGTTCCGGCGGGGGGCCCGGGTCGACCGGTCGGTCGTGGTCGACATCAAGCGGATCGTCGACCTGGACGAGCGGGGAAACCCGGTCGGCATCGAGATCATGGGTGCTTCGCACGGCGTCCAGCTCTCCGACCTGGTGGAGGAGTACGGCCTGCAGGGCTGGGCCCCCGACTTCCCCGCCATCGAATCGTTTCAATTCACTGCTGAGGAGGGCGCCGAGGCGGCTGTAGACCCGTGA
- a CDS encoding lipid II flippase MurJ encodes MPAARTTRAATGMAGIVAISRAAGFVRVLVVAAVLGTSYLGNAFQAANSFSNVLFELIAAGALSSVLVPTFVRLLDAGDQKGAEEVAGGVLGFAVLVLGAVSLAGVLAAPLLARLLTVGVPASVVADQRELITHLLRFFVPQVVLYSAGTIAIAVLQARRRFAVTVAAPIGNTLVMVACLLAFGASVSGTPTFDLTGSQRWLLVVAGTGGVLAFVLPLLIATRASGFRLYPRFAFSDSRVRELLRHSGWGVVLHSAAGLLLGAAIVAGSGVEGAVVAYQVGWVFFLAPFAIFAQPVQTAVLPELVAEVEGGDLARFRTTMRWSLERTALFVLPVSAAMMALALPGMRAVSFGEAGGNGPGLLAAAVASLAVGLYPYGAFLLLARAYYALGDSRTPGFAALWVSAAGVVVMLAGGLLTDGPARVAVLGAGHSFAYLLGCFLLLRGLGRRAGGSVVPTRVGTMVLVSAAVGVVVWLGSGIALEGPGGRLRDIAVLTVAGVVGGALVFAGYRVAGLPGALTQRTPVGDTP; translated from the coding sequence ATGCCGGCGGCCCGCACCACGCGGGCGGCCACCGGCATGGCGGGAATCGTTGCGATCTCCCGGGCGGCCGGGTTCGTCCGGGTGCTGGTCGTCGCAGCGGTTCTGGGAACCAGCTATCTGGGCAACGCCTTTCAAGCAGCAAACTCTTTCTCCAACGTCCTCTTCGAGCTCATCGCAGCGGGCGCACTCTCCTCGGTTCTCGTCCCGACCTTCGTCCGGCTGCTCGACGCGGGCGACCAGAAGGGCGCGGAGGAGGTTGCGGGCGGGGTCCTCGGCTTCGCGGTCCTGGTCCTGGGCGCGGTCTCTCTGGCGGGGGTTCTGGCCGCTCCGCTTCTTGCCCGCCTCCTGACGGTGGGCGTCCCCGCCTCGGTCGTGGCCGACCAGCGGGAGCTGATCACCCATCTGCTCCGGTTCTTCGTCCCGCAGGTGGTGCTCTACTCCGCAGGGACCATTGCCATTGCGGTGCTGCAGGCCCGGCGGCGGTTTGCCGTGACGGTTGCGGCGCCCATCGGCAACACCCTGGTGATGGTCGCCTGCCTGCTCGCCTTCGGCGCCTCGGTCTCCGGCACGCCGACCTTCGACCTCACCGGCTCGCAGCGCTGGCTCCTGGTCGTTGCCGGTACCGGAGGGGTGCTGGCGTTCGTACTCCCGCTGCTGATCGCCACCCGGGCGTCCGGTTTTCGCCTGTACCCGCGGTTCGCCTTTTCCGACTCCCGGGTCCGGGAGCTACTGAGGCACTCGGGCTGGGGCGTCGTTCTCCACAGCGCCGCCGGGCTGCTGCTGGGGGCGGCGATAGTCGCAGGCTCGGGCGTCGAGGGAGCCGTCGTCGCCTACCAGGTGGGGTGGGTGTTCTTCCTGGCGCCCTTCGCAATCTTCGCCCAGCCGGTCCAGACCGCGGTCCTTCCGGAGCTGGTGGCCGAAGTCGAAGGAGGCGACCTGGCACGGTTTCGGACGACCATGCGGTGGTCCCTCGAGCGGACGGCGCTGTTCGTCCTGCCGGTTTCCGCGGCGATGATGGCTCTGGCCCTGCCCGGGATGCGTGCGGTTTCCTTCGGCGAGGCCGGGGGGAACGGCCCCGGGCTGCTCGCCGCGGCGGTCGCCTCCCTGGCGGTTGGCCTTTATCCCTACGGCGCTTTTCTTCTCCTGGCCCGGGCCTACTACGCCCTGGGCGACAGCAGGACGCCCGGCTTTGCCGCCTTGTGGGTTTCGGCCGCCGGCGTGGTCGTGATGCTGGCAGGGGGGCTGCTGACCGACGGGCCCGCCCGGGTCGCGGTTCTGGGGGCCGGCCACTCCTTCGCATATCTGCTGGGCTGCTTCCTCCTGCTCCGGGGGCTGGGCCGGCGCGCCGGTGGGTCGGTTGTGCCAACACGGGTCGGGACGATGGTGCTGGTGTCGGCGGCGGTGGGGGTCGTTGTGTGGCTGGGGAGCGGGATTGCGCTCGAAGGTCCGGGAGGCCGCCTGCGGGATATCGCCGTCCTGACGGTGGCCGGGGTGGTCGGGGGAGCGCTGGTATTCGCCGGGTACCGGGTCGCCGGGTTGCCGGGGGCCCTCACCCAGCGCACGCCTGTGGGCGACACGCCGTGA
- a CDS encoding CTP synthase, translating into MAKHIFVTGGVASSLGKGLTAASLGRLLKYRGLRVTMQKLDPYINVDPGTMSPFQHGEVFVTDDGAETDLDLGHYERFIDENLHRSSNVTTGAIYQSVIAKERRGDYLGDTVQVIPHITNEIKDRILRVGQAAEAEVVITEVGGTVGDIESLPFLEAIRQLRLEVGRENVCYVHVTLAPYIGPSGELKTKPTQHSVRELRSIGIQPDALVLRSDREISLKLKQKISLLCDVEIGGIASAADTTNIYRIPLVLRDEGLDEFVLKHLQIKRDPPDLSEWEALVERIEHPKGKVRIGLFGKYVDLPDAYLSVIEAVKAGGYAVGSDVEIVWIASDEKTIEKSDPDQMALPHLTTGGYETIMSLDGVLVPGGFGIRGIEGKIDAVRVAREQGIPFLGLCLGLQCAVIEFARNVAGLSGANSTEFDEMTAHPVIDLLPEQEEVYEKGGSMRLGLWPCRLYKGSRAHEVYGQEVIYERHRHRYEVNSAYHSTLQEHGLAFSGTSPDGRLVEIVELPDHPFFMASQFHPEFKSRPNRAHPLFREFVAAAVRRAIDRGEFNDPTVDASEVAADPVSTPSK; encoded by the coding sequence GTGGCCAAGCATATTTTTGTTACGGGTGGGGTTGCTTCTAGCCTCGGCAAGGGCCTCACTGCCGCCTCTCTGGGCCGCCTTCTGAAGTACCGGGGCCTCCGGGTCACCATGCAGAAACTCGACCCCTACATCAACGTCGACCCCGGCACGATGAGCCCCTTCCAGCACGGCGAGGTCTTCGTCACCGACGACGGCGCCGAGACCGACCTGGATCTTGGCCACTACGAGCGGTTCATCGACGAGAACCTGCACCGCTCCTCCAACGTCACCACGGGCGCCATCTACCAGTCGGTCATCGCCAAGGAGCGCCGCGGCGACTACCTCGGCGACACCGTCCAGGTCATCCCGCACATCACCAACGAGATCAAGGACCGCATCCTCAGGGTCGGACAGGCCGCCGAAGCCGAGGTTGTGATCACCGAGGTCGGCGGAACCGTGGGCGACATCGAGTCCCTCCCGTTCCTGGAAGCCATCCGCCAGCTGCGCCTCGAGGTCGGCCGGGAGAACGTCTGTTACGTCCACGTGACCCTGGCGCCGTACATCGGCCCGTCGGGGGAGCTGAAGACCAAGCCCACCCAGCACTCGGTGCGGGAGTTGCGGAGCATCGGTATCCAGCCCGACGCCCTGGTCCTGCGGAGCGACCGGGAGATCTCCCTGAAGCTCAAGCAGAAGATCTCGCTTCTGTGCGACGTGGAGATCGGCGGAATCGCCTCGGCGGCCGACACCACCAACATCTACCGCATCCCCCTGGTCCTGCGGGACGAGGGCCTGGACGAGTTCGTCCTGAAGCACCTGCAGATCAAGCGGGACCCGCCGGACCTCAGCGAGTGGGAGGCGCTGGTCGAACGGATCGAGCACCCCAAGGGCAAGGTCCGGATCGGCCTGTTCGGCAAGTACGTCGACCTGCCCGACGCCTACCTGTCGGTGATCGAGGCGGTCAAGGCCGGCGGCTACGCGGTCGGTTCCGACGTCGAGATCGTGTGGATCGCCTCGGACGAGAAGACGATCGAGAAGTCCGACCCGGACCAGATGGCCCTGCCGCACCTGACGACCGGCGGCTACGAGACGATCATGAGCCTGGACGGCGTTCTCGTCCCCGGCGGCTTCGGCATCCGGGGCATCGAGGGCAAGATCGACGCAGTCCGGGTCGCCCGGGAGCAGGGGATCCCGTTCCTCGGCCTCTGCCTGGGGCTGCAGTGTGCGGTGATCGAGTTTGCCCGCAACGTCGCCGGACTCTCGGGCGCCAACTCCACCGAGTTCGACGAGATGACCGCCCACCCGGTGATCGACCTGCTGCCCGAGCAGGAGGAGGTCTACGAGAAGGGCGGCTCCATGCGCCTGGGCCTGTGGCCGTGCCGGCTGTACAAGGGGAGCCGGGCCCACGAGGTCTACGGCCAGGAGGTCATCTACGAGCGACACCGCCACCGCTACGAGGTCAACTCCGCCTACCACTCCACCCTCCAGGAGCACGGGCTGGCGTTCAGCGGGACCTCGCCCGACGGCCGCCTGGTGGAGATCGTCGAGCTTCCCGACCACCCGTTCTTCATGGCGTCGCAGTTCCACCCCGAGTTCAAGTCCCGCCCCAACCGTGCCCACCCGCTGTTCCGGGAGTTCGTGGCGGCCGCCGTCCGCCGGGCCATCGACCGCGGGGAGTTCAACGACCCCACCGTCGACGCCTCCGAGGTCGCCGCGGACCCGGTTTCAACTCCCTCCAAATAG